ACAAAAAATGGTTATCCGTTATCTTTTCCAGGAACACTAACCATTGCCCGTCCTCTATTGATATATAGAATTTCCGCCGGGACTAGGCTCTTCCCAAGCTGACATGGAAAGGCAATTGGCAATGGATTTGGATAGCCTagtatattctttttcttttttttactagGAAAAGAAATTCATTGATTGATAGTTTAATGAACAATGTCTTCCTCTATGGAAGATTTTAACCAAATAGGAAAatcagaatcaactattaatttAACTAAATTGTTGGTAACATTATAAGCTTCTTTTGCATGTAAATGAGCTGTTTTATTTGCTTCTCTTGGAACACAACTACATTTCCAAGAGTTATACGAAGAAAGAAGAACCAAATTATCACTAATAACTGAACTCGTAGTCCACTTCACGTCCGTAGGTGAACCAAGAGCAGCCACCACGTTTATGTTGTCTCCCTCCAAATGTAGATgttcaattattttatttagcACATATGACTGTCTGCATAGCACCTAAAGTTTCATCTTGCTCCTCATAAAAAAACTATTGGGGGAATGCTTGCTGCACCTCCATATTCACCTGTAAAAGACCTCATGATTAGACCAAGCCACACTCATTAAAATTATCTTCGAAACCGacatcaaaattgattttcacaTAAGATTTATAAGAACAGTTTATCTAATGTTTCTGTCAGTCCCGGCCTTCACATTTTGGCCATTAAGTGGCATTGTAGCTAGATTTTTTTCCAAGTCGGAGATAAATTTCTTAACCTGCAAAGTCAAAGCTGAAACATGCATATGGAAATTATCAACACTAGGTGGCACCTTGACTTCCAGATATGCCAAAGAATTATCCCTAGAAATTGGATGCATTTCTGCATTTGTACACTTCCTCTTGGTAGAGTCACAAACCATTCCATAATCCGATCAAgcaaatttttattttaaattctaTTAAATAAGACATGATCAAGAGTTATCCAGATCTCCTTAACATAGTTACACTATATGAAGAGGTGTTAACCAGTTTCAGAACTATTACTACAAAAAGGACATGATCTCTCTATATTATTTATGACCTTATGAATACGATCTCTAACTGAGATACATTCCTGGATATAGGTCCATAGGAAAAACAAAATCTTTTGAGGAAGCTGCACCTACCAAAACCTAATCCATGGAAACTGGTTATTAGGAACAACAGATATATATCAATTATACTATTAAGTATAAAACTATAAGTAGGTTTCACACTAAAACACCCATTATTAATCAGAGTCCATCTAAATCCTATCAACTCCATGAATATGAATCCTAGTTTGAGTGATCTGACTAACATTTTGCTCATTAAAAAGAGCATTAAGAAAATCAACATTCCAAGATTTAGTTTCACTATTTATCAGGTCACTTACCTTGTTAATGTTCATCGACCATCTACTAAAATCTATTGTTCTATCCAACCTAGGAACCCACTTTTGTTTTCAAACACTAATTCTAGAGCCATCCCCTATTTCCCAGCAATAATTGGACTTCATGATCTCTAAAACCTCCCTAATTCCTCTCCAAATCCAGGAACCATGAGTAAATAGGTCATCTGTAAGAGCAAGGGCTATCGGGGTTGAGGTTATTTTTCAAAACGAAAGAgttgatcaaatttgatcaaattaggtccTACAATGGATAGAGGGAAACACCCTTTAACTCCAAACTCAATTAGCTTCTCTTTCATCCGTGAGAGTTTGTGAAGGTCTCCCCTATACGAGACATAGTTTTTCGTACGAATAAAGGAGAGTTTAAACGACACTTTATTAGCCATGAAAATGTAAACTGAAAACAGACGGCATAATGTTAGCCGTTTGACTGTTTTTCCAAATGGAGGGGATCAAACTGTTTAATATTGAAGAGATAAACTTTTGTTAGCAGTTTGATCCACTTTGATTACTTGTGGGACCTATATGACCCTAGACATATCAAATTTTTAATGGAAATGAATGTATTGGGGCGTGGGATTTTCTTTCTTCGGTTTGACAGTTTGACTTGGTTTCATTTTGCACGGCCAAGAGTATGCCGCATAGGCTCTTGACAATTTATCCCATGGTGGCTTTTTCACTCCATCAGGTAAACTTTCACTCATTTTGAAAGGGATAGACCATTAAAATAGTCTATCCCATAACCCTTGCTCTAAGGGGATCAAGGTTCATAAAGTATTTATGTTTTTGGATAATTGCCCAATTTCACATGATGTCTAGTAGCAGATATTAACCAATTGTCTAGTAGAAGTTACTAACCAATTTTCTATGAGCATTGGCTTACTTAGATCAACTTATATGTTAGATGAAACTACTCTACCCCTTATAGTTTGTTACCCTTGGAAATCTTTTTTCCAACTTCCAACATCTCCACACATCTTGTCAATTATATGTTTATCCAAATGTTCTGGTCGAAGACCAGTAAATAAGATTTGGTGTGAAAACACATATTACCCTTGGGATAGCCTAGTGTTAGTGTTCCCAACAGTGAAGCGCAAATATTTTCGAAAATTGAAGTCATTGGCCTGGCCAATGAAGCTGCATAGTCCGACGATGTAGCGCCAACATGGCCGAGACAAGAAAGGTTACTTAGCACATGCAAGAACTATGagatagtgttgcatatccttatttAGAGTTGGCCCagctcaaggaaggaataaaggaTGGAATGCAAGTCATGGAATGACTTTGGCATAATCCTAAGCTTTGTCAAGGCTTGGAAAATGCATATGCAACAATGGCGGGGCCAAACACGCCATTGGTATCAATTGCTCGGGCAAAAggaatgcaagtgatgcatatgaagtaTGAAGTTGAAATAAGCAAGTCAAGGCTCAATTGGCATGGTATTtggatgttggcatccaaataaGCTAAGTGCAAGTTGAGTAAAGCGCAACCATTACCGAACATTGGCAGGGCCAAGTTGCGAAGTGTAATGATTATCGTATTTGAGTTCAAGCTGTCAGTTTCGAGTGCATCACACACATGCCAAAGTGAAAGAGCAAGTTGGAGACAGTTATAAAGAAGCTTTGTAACCGAGTTTGGCATGTACCAACCGTTTAATACAAATGGGGCGTAATTCTGCAAGACATCACTAAAGTTGGCAGTTAAAAAGTAAGGCTGGCGGTTGGGAAAATTCCTGAATGCAAATATGTTGTTGGCCTTTGCAGTGGAAAAGAAGATGGAGAACCTGTCTATGCGATAGATTGAAGGTCTTTTCATCGTATCCAGTTAGTGgaagattaaagttatctctcttgaatgcatgtaccttggtggtaacGCAAAGTCTGGTTGTGAACCAGCATTTTTGTGGCAATGTGATGCCATAAAAGGAGAATTGGAAGGTTAATTCTTGTCTAGCATAAAGATTATGGAAAGGTTGAAGAAAGAAGCGCAAGTTAGGGAAAAACTGATAGACCACGGTCTTGCGTTCGTATAGTGTTGTTCGTTGATGCTAGATGCACACAAGGAGTGTGCTTGCACCTGGTTTACGAGTGGGATCAGTATGCTTGGACAAGGGTCtccaaagacctgcatttgatcataaccacaagcgGATGTTCTTGTCAACTGCAAATCAATAATTGTTGCTACTAAAGTTGACTTTGGAGAAGGAGAAAGACAAGAGTTACCAGTTGTGCATGGacagtaaaaatgagttccaagtttgaagaagaatgcgaCATTCTTGCTCCATGTAACATAGGCAGTGTCacctcatttgcaaggattatggcctTGTTAATATTGTCCAAGGGATTTGTCCGTGAAAGTCATTGTGTAACATGACTTTCctgagctctatggtgatgctcagaaCCACCAAGTTAAGTTTgttccagttgtgcaaaggtgcacaagtttgtgtcaagatttgggtgctaATTGGTATAGCAGGTATGCAACAGTAGCATGCGCCAAATTggatttgggcatggccaagatGCATAATGTGCTTGGAGATGCAAGTTATGCCAAATTATGGATGCGGGAAAGATaaggacaaagtagtggtgatgcacgagaatggcatgaggtcatttttggagaaatcttcatgaaagctgAAGCAACATGATAGCAtcagtttgaaggagtattcaactaagttTCAATTATATTATGCTTCGTTATGGAAGTTGCATAAGTAGAAGAGTGCATGTGGCAAAGTGAATTTCTACATTGGGGACAATAGGTGTTGTCTCGCTTCCTTTGTTGCTTAGAAGCGAAGATGAAGTCAATATTgcaagacttgttaggtcttgcaagttgcaatcagttggcgcgagtatttgctcaagtttgagtataATTTCAGTTTAgggtcgagtggaccttggtgttggaaattgtctctctatgtaaggtagtagtgaatgaggatatttgagacgagagttcttgtctctttcgttcaaagtaaaTCTAGTTCACGTGGAAGATGTTACtaagccaaaatatgcaatagaagatgttgaaagtgaaagaagcaaatagagttggtggcatagtcgagtttgctgttgagagttatgtggaagtgtGAAGGTATCTGGCAGCGAAAGCATGGAGTAACGCatcaagaatgaagatgtaagtccatcaagtatatgagttaagagtaactcgtagttaggaagaacatgatgttaTTTTTCCGCCACATTAAAGCGCAAACAGTTTGAAAAACCAAGTGATGCTTAAATTGCTGGTTTCAAAGGCGTGTGAAGAGGATGCCTGATCCAAAGTGACGGTGGGATGTCCCTGGTATCCTAAGTCCTGACTATATcaaagtcatgcatttcaatcaaggTGTTGCGACAATGCAAGCAAAGAACAACGAGGTGCTAGTTTTTTGGCATATAAATAATGCAAGTCCAAGAATGAGAAGTTTGCAATGTGATTTGGAGGCCAAATATAATGAAAGTGTTGATGTTGGAAAAGTGCAGCAAAGGCTATAGTTTTGGCGCATACCAGAGTGGTATGGAATCATAGCTTGCATACCTAAACGCGTGGCATGATTTGGCGTAGGtgcatatgattgaagaatgagGCCTAATATTGTATAAGTTCTGCTATGTTGCATGGTGCAACTAAAGTCGGAAAATGAAGACATAAGACTATGGCAATGATCAGTGTGATTAGTTGGGAAGAATCATTGTTTGTGTGCACTTAGGCGcaaatgattcaagtgaaattCAAGCCTAATTCAAGGAATTGGCAAGAGGAATTTCCAAGTTTCATTTGGGTATTAATATGCGGTTTGAAATGAAGTTGGAACATATGAGCAAAGCAACAACAAAGTTCAAGTCAGTAGGATCAATGACAAGGCAGTAAGCTAAGTGATGGCATGTGGTACTAGGAAGAAAAGTTTTGGCAAGGAAAAAGGCCAAACAAGTTTGTTGATTTCTGAGATAGGCTCAGAAGCGTACAAGACCAAAGAACAAATATAACGAGTATACTTTATTgcgttcaacgaggacgttgaacaGATTGGGTGGGTGAGGTTTGTTAACGTTCCCAATAATGAAGCACAAAGATTGCGGAAAACTGAAGTCAGTGACCTGGCCAATGAAGCTGCATAGTCTGACGATGTAGCGCCAACATGGCCGAGATGAGAAAGGTTACTTAGCACATGCAACAACTATGagatagtgttgcatatccttattcaCAGTTGGCCCAGTTCAAGGAAGGAACAAAGGATGGAGTGCAAGTCATGGAATGACTTTGGCCAAGGCTTGGACAATGCATATGCAACAATGGCGGGGCCAAACGCGCCATTGGTATCAATTGCTCAGGAAAAAggaatgcaagtgatgcatatgaagtaTGAGTTGAACTAAGCAAGTCAAGACTCAATTGGCATGGTATTTGGATGTCGGCATCCAAATAAGCTAAGTGCAAGTTGAGTAAAGCGCAATCATTGCCGAACATTGGCAGTGCCAAGTTGCGGAGTGCAATGATTGTCGGATTTGAGTTCAAGCTGTCAGTTTCGAGCGTTCgtgcatcacacgcatgccaaAGTGAAAGAGCAAGTTGGAGACGGTTATACAGGAGATTTGTAACCGAGTTTGGCATGTCCTAACCGTTCAAGACAAGTGTGGCGCAATCCTGCAAGCTAGCACTAAAGTTGGCAGTTAAAAAGTAAGGCTGGCGGTTACGGAAACTGTCTATGGACAAATGGCGTTCATAGGCGTGCAAATGTGTTACATACGGATTGGCCCTggttcttggcattataaatagcCAAAGAACCCTTGTAAATGAGTGTTTTTCGATTggagagaagaaccactaatgtagagtcttttaggcattcaccaagagggtgaatgacctgttttggtccatgtgatggacgagttttgtaatcttcctttagtgcaataaaatgggtttgttgcagtattctTTGTGTTAATTGTGTTGCTGATTTGTGTCAGAATTGTTCAAGTACATGGCAGAATCTCTTATGCTTAtaggggcatgaagagttagagagaaagaagaaaaaacttcaatTGTGGAAAaccttatgagtgaaggcagatgcgtactttgatgcgagTATGCAAGGCTGAATGATTGTGGTGAAGTTGATTCtctgaaccacaatcattgccgatcatgtcccatgaaaattttaggaaaTTAAATGGGCGTGTAGCACCTAGTATCCGGTTGTACGCCGGTGGATAATAATATCTGCTGCTCTTTTTTTAACGGCTTGAGAGATTTACGCTGTTTCCACGTTAAATTGTTTTACAGTGAGACAACAAAGAAACCACGATGGAAGTAGGGTGCAGTAGCAGCAACAGCAGTATGAATCCATGGAAATCTTCTACCAATTGGGTCGTAACTCATGGATCTCTCGACAATTCAATCTCTTTCGAGACTCCATTAACACATATTGACGATGAATTCACATTAGAATCAACAAATATTCCCAAAGACCAATTGCAATTGATTAGCCCTCCTTCAACAGATTCAGGTCCTTGTGAAATCACAAGTAAGTCGGTGTTAGCAAACTGTTCTGAAAGAATCATTTCGAGTTTATGTTAATTTACAGGTTTTTGTATATTCGAGGGATTTTCATAtttagcatatatatatatatatatgttcacgGGTGAATTTGGTTTGAAACTAGGGATTAGATCGAACTCTTTGGTTTAAGTTAGATAATAGGTTTATTAGGGCTCTTAGCAGACATTCAGCTGAAGTGAGATGAGTTCCAATACATAATCTTCTTGATGCTTTTAAGATGTATAATCAGTTTTAAATGATTTAGGGCTCATTCCAGAAATCTTGCAAATTCCCACCAATCTTATGTATGACATGATAATTGGAAATGAATGATCTATCTTAAGATTTTATAATCTGATGTGCCCTTTGGTTTGATTAATCAGCCAGTTTGGATTGCAGTGAGAGATCCCAGTCCTGTAGAAAACTCATGCTCTGGCTGTCTGACAGTTTTAACCTGGTTAAATATGAGTTAAGAGTTGTTCTAATGATTCGAATTTTGCTCGAGTGTACAAACTTTGAGTATGTAATTCGAAAAAGCTAGAGACTTGGACCATTGGTATAGGCTTTGAGCAAAAAGTATGCAGTCAGTGGATGTATGAGTTTGAGAATATTACATCGGTTAGTCGTGGTGTGGGCATAGATGTCATCCACATTGAGTATTATTTAATTTATCTCACTGTTCTTTTAAAACTAGGTTTAAGTTGCCAACATATCGACCAGCCCCTTTTTGTCAGATTGTTCAAGATTTGACAAGGTTCTGACTTATATGTGTAACTAAAATTGGTGTTTTAAGGAAATGATCCCGCATAGCGAAGATATTTCTTAAATATGTTTGCTAAGAGGGGTTATCATAGACACATAGATTCATATATCACTATGAAGCATAAATATATTTCTGTTATCAATAAGATACTTGAGCTATCAACTTTTGAATAATTATGTAGGTGCTGCCATTTTCTTCATTTGGATATGATTCGTCTCTTGCACCCTTCTTATGGTTTTGTACCTATGTATCCCTCTAAACGATACAATTGTTTTCTCAACTGCAGTTAGTTTTGGCCAGCAGCATCAAATCCAGCAGGTATATCTACGTAGTACAGCCCGGGTATATGAGATATACTATTCAACTGACAGGAAAAGCAACAATGAGTATCTCTGCACAGTTAAATGCTCTGCTGCAGCCAATGAAGATGGGTCACTTATTCCATGTGATATTAGAGAAGCAAATGGTGTTCAACCAGAGGAACCTCTTGAAACAGTGGAAGTTCCGACATACAAAATCAAGAGCAACAGTAGTCAGAGCACGAATGAAGATGACTGGGTGGATGTGAAAACCCCAGTTTCTCCTTTTCTTGTCAATTCTATGTTGAATAAAACCAATGAAAATACTGAAACTAACACCCAGGTATTCCTTGTCTTGTTTTCCGCTTCCTCCTTAGATATGTATTACCCATTGTGTATTACACTCTGTTTACCCCATTTATAAAACCCGAGTGATTTAATTTTTGCCTTTATGATATTAGTTTATGCTTGTTTTTTCCTACTAGTTTACTTACAAACAGGTTTTGGGGTTTAAGTACTAGATTGGTTGTGGGTTTCCTGATTTAGATTAATTGCATGTTGCTTATCATAAGCTTAATTTTAATTTGTTTTGGTTATCATTTTGGTTGCTAACTTCATTCCCCGTCCAGGAGTTTTACGAGGCTACAGCAGAAATTACAGATGGGGAACCATGCAGTTCTATTACTTTGCGGTTACTATCGCTTCAAACTCAGGGGTGTACCCACCTAGGGGAGATCTATATTTTTGGTGAACCTGTTGATCCTGATGAGTCAGAAATTCGGGTTGGTGGCCCTCTGCAAAATTCAACAGGAAGTTCTTTAATGGCCATGCTTGTTCCCACTCTTTTGCAACTTTCTAAATCAGGGAGTACAGCACAAGAAAAGAGTACTTCTGATAAGAAAGGTTCAAAAGTAGTTGATTCACTGGGCACGCACAATGAGAGGGTGAAGCCAGAAGAAGTGCAGTCTAGTATACCTGATGGCAGAGAAAGAAAATTTGTCGAAGCTAGTAGGAGGAATTCAGATTTAGAACAAGTAGAATCTAGTAAACAGATCCCTGGTACGAGTAGAGGATCTGATTTTTTAAACGAAGAAAAAGATCAACCCTATGGTCGTATTGAGAAAATTTTAGATCATCTAGTTGCACGAGTAATTAGAATGGAAAACTTCTGTTTGAGGTTTGAAGAAAAAATGCTGATACCTATCAGCAGCATAGATTCAAGGCTCGAGCGATTGGAGAAGCAACTTGAAGTCCTCACAGTGAGATCTCAATTTTCTGAATTTAACCCAGGTACAAGATTTAGAGCTCCTGAATTTTTGGACGGTGAATCCCCCTTGCATTCTATTTACAGTGATGGGCATAAGCCATTTACCAGGATCACAGCTCCTGAATTTAGTGGCTGTGAGTCATTATCTAATTCTATGTGTGATGATGGGAAAGATGAGCAGTTACCCAAGGGCTCAGAATCTGCAAGTAAGAATATCGAGTTTATGAGGAAAAAGGCTCTTGAGTTATCGAATAATGAATTTGACCCCAGGACTCCCATCAAGCATGGCGTGATTGATGATCATAAGGTTAGGGGGTTGGAATCTGCTCCTGATGTTTTGGATAATGAGTGTGAGTCGAAGAACTCTGTTGGCGGTGGTGGGACCACTGTGCATAATTCCAGGGGGGTAGAGTCTGGTGATCATAAGAATATTGGTGAGACATTTTCTCCTATCGAGGATGCATATGTTTCTTCGGTTCTTCCTCAGTCGTGCCCTGGTTTGGTTATCACAGCCCCTGAATTTTCAAGTGATAGTAGTGAGGGGGGAGATGGTGAAAATGGAGATGACAGGAATTACTCGGAAGTCTCTGTATCAGATGAGAAGAGTTTCTCGATCACCAAAAAGCCATCTCTGTCAGTAGATGATGCATTAGCTTCGGCACTTGCTGGGTTCTTATCTGCAACTTCTGCTCCATCTCCAAAAACCAACCAAACTTTGGAACCACCGAGTGAAGCTACTTGcgaaaacgaaaaatcagagtttgCTCCGACAATTACTAGTGAATCAGCTGCAGATCAAGGAACCTCTTCTGTTGGAATTTACAGAACAGAGGTTGAGAACTCTTCAGATTCAGCTTCTTGTTTGCCTTCTCAAGGGAAAGAGTTAAAAATGGCAGTGGAAGTTACAAGTGAGACAAATCTTGATCTATGTCCAGTACAAACTCCAATCTATGAAGATTGGTTCACAGACCCGAATTATGAGAGTCAAACAAGTAATCAATTTGAAACCTGCTGGAATTTGGATGATGTGAAAATTTGTACCAAGAATGTTGATTTCAGCAGACTGGATACGGTGATGCCTCTTGAAGGAGGTCATGCTAATGGGAATAACATTCTTGAACCAACTTATAGTTCTGCTGTGGATTTTGAACTACCAATCTTAGAAGTGAATTTTGTTCCGCTCAAAAATTCGAAGGCCAAATCTCCCCTTGAAGCTCTTCTTGGCGAAGATGCTGTACAGAGCGAAGAACAAGATTCTCATGCAAAGTATTCAAgtgatgctgatgatgatgacAGTGATAAAGCGGTTGGAAAAACTCGTACTCTTTCAATGAAAGATGAAAAATCACATACTCCTTCTGGTGATTTCCAGCCCTTTTGTCTGATGGCCGCTGATGATCATTCTGAACAAACCTTTTTTCAGAATGAGGAAACTTTGGAAAACATTGAGGATTCTTTGGAATGTGGGAATGGTGAGCCCTTCTCAAGCCTCGTATGATAGGAAGCGCTGTTCTAGGGTGTAATGTAATGAAGATAGTTTATGCAAATATTAGGACGCTTCTGCAGTGTGATCAGTTTTTACCAACTTCATGTTCTCACTTCTGTTATATTTGCAAGTTCACAAGtatatatgattttaatttcTGTCTAAAAGGGGTCCAAATATGACAGCACCAGCTAGTTCACAAATATGACTGGGATGCTCTCATAAGCAAATTCAATACTAGTTCCCGGGTTACTGAGATTTCTGATAGTTTATCCAAGAGCCTATTATACAAGCTGCCTAGGGCTAGGAATCAAATTTTTATCAGTGTTGAACATGAGAATTGAAATGCGCGCCATCATGCTACTACAAGCAATCCAAAACAAATTATATTAGGAAACGCAAGTGTACAAACAATTTTGTTCAAATGCTGAACATGCTTCTGTGCCAATTTTCCTACATGCAACTCCAAAGTTATGTAGTGAGACTACTTCATCGAGGAACAGAGTTGAAGAACTAAGCTAAACGGATACAATATATACCTCTAATACCCCCTACTATTGAAGATTTTCATCATAACAAAAAGGAAACTGATGGGACACAGCATTCAAGAAAGTGACTTTCATTCTCAACTAAAAACTGATGCATTCCTCAGTGTCAGTGTTTTACTTACAACACTTGAACGGCAGTAACTAACTCTGCCTCgactgaaaaaaagaagaaggaaaaatagaaaaagaaaacccaGTCTTGGATGATCTGTTCCTTGCATAAACAGacaacaaaacaaaatgaatCATTGGTTGTTGAGCTATTCAGCTTTGCCATTTTGCTGGGAAGCAACGTAATTACGCACAACTTCCATGGCCAGTTGGTGTGCATTTTTATTCTGCAATTTACCGAGCTCATCCATGGCTTCGAATGTTTTCTTATCCGCAAAAAGTCTTAGATTGAATCGAGCAGGTGCCTCCGCTGGTCCTTCCCATTTATCAACA
This portion of the Papaver somniferum cultivar HN1 chromosome 11, ASM357369v1, whole genome shotgun sequence genome encodes:
- the LOC113322823 gene encoding uncharacterized protein LOC113322823, with translation MEVGCSSSNSSMNPWKSSTNWVVTHGSLDNSISFETPLTHIDDEFTLESTNIPKDQLQLISPPSTDSGPCEITISFGQQHQIQQVYLRSTARVYEIYYSTDRKSNNEYLCTVKCSAAANEDGSLIPCDIREANGVQPEEPLETVEVPTYKIKSNSSQSTNEDDWVDVKTPVSPFLVNSMLNKTNENTETNTQEFYEATAEITDGEPCSSITLRLLSLQTQGCTHLGEIYIFGEPVDPDESEIRVGGPLQNSTGSSLMAMLVPTLLQLSKSGSTAQEKSTSDKKGSKVVDSLGTHNERVKPEEVQSSIPDGRERKFVEASRRNSDLEQVESSKQIPGTSRGSDFLNEEKDQPYGRIEKILDHLVARVIRMENFCLRFEEKMLIPISSIDSRLERLEKQLEVLTVRSQFSEFNPGTRFRAPEFLDGESPLHSIYSDGHKPFTRITAPEFSGCESLSNSMCDDGKDEQLPKGSESASKNIEFMRKKALELSNNEFDPRTPIKHGVIDDHKVRGLESAPDVLDNECESKNSVGGGGTTVHNSRGVESGDHKNIGETFSPIEDAYVSSVLPQSCPGLVITAPEFSSDSSEGGDGENGDDRNYSEVSVSDEKSFSITKKPSLSVDDALASALAGFLSATSAPSPKTNQTLEPPSEATCENEKSEFAPTITSESAADQGTSSVGIYRTEVENSSDSASCLPSQGKELKMAVEVTSETNLDLCPVQTPIYEDWFTDPNYESQTSNQFETCWNLDDVKICTKNVDFSRLDTVMPLEGGHANGNNILEPTYSSAVDFELPILEVNFVPLKNSKAKSPLEALLGEDAVQSEEQDSHAKYSSDADDDDSDKAVGKTRTLSMKDEKSHTPSGDFQPFCLMAADDHSEQTFFQNEETLENIEDSLECGNGEPFSSLV